One Salvelinus fontinalis isolate EN_2023a chromosome 22, ASM2944872v1, whole genome shotgun sequence genomic window, cagtgtatccggtgccagcgccaagaaccaagcctccattatgtctccccagcctggtgagtcctgtgcctgctgccagaaccaggcctcctgtatgtctccccagcctggtgagccctgtggcagctccatgtaccagactgcccatacatCTCCTgactccagtgatgatctatggcaagaagcctccagtgatgatccatggcaagaagcctccagtgatgatccatggcacgaagcctccagtgatgatccatggcacgaagcctccagtgatgatccatggcacgaagcctccagtgatgatccatggcaagaagcctccagtgatgatccatggcaagaagcctccagcaatgatccatggcacgaagcccagcgatgatccatggcacgaagcctccagcgatgatccatggcacgaagcctccgttggaggttttggccgggtatggttctcaatcagggacagctgtctatcgttgtctcttatTTGTAAACTATacttaggtagccatttttccctcctttcgttgtgagtagttaactttgtttgtggcactaatgccctgtaagcttcacggttgtttctttcgtttgttgttttgttggcgacatttctaaaataaaaggaaaatgtacgctcaccacgctgcatcttggtcttcttccagcatcggccgtGACAATGTCACTTAAACATATTCATTCAAACCTTAAGACACTAACAAGTTTGCAGTTTTAATGTGTTATAAAATACAATAACATACAGTATTAACATAGAAAAAACACTAACATGATCTCTAACATTGACAGTGGTTTAATCAAcagtgtttgattagattaggaTTTAGATGAGGAATTCCTGTCCAGAATACATTAGGATATATCACAGCTAATTTCTCTAACATGTTTATAGACATACTCACTATATAATACTGAAATACTATCTAGTGTGCTGTGTAACCGTGTAGGTCCATAGTGTGCTTTTACATGATAGTAAAAATAGCCTAAATTAATTCCCAAAAGATTTAAATGTGACATTTATAGATTCAGTGTTACCAgagtgtgtctgtatgcgtgtgtCAGGCCAGCCCTGCTATCTGTGCGGCCTCAGTTTGGATCTCTCTAGCCTGCAGGCAGTACATTAGCGAAAGCTCCCTCACCCTTCTCACTTCCTGCATGGTCTCAATCAGGTTCTCCTCCAGCCTACAGTGGTCCTGATGAGTTGGTGCCACCTCCCTGACCTGCTCCGCCATTCGCTCCCCCCGACTAAGCAGCCAGTCTATCAGCACCTGGAGCTTGGTCCCGGCAGCAACTATTGCTATGGCGCCCTGGGAAAAGCCCCTGAGCTCATCCTGAGCCAACCGGAGTAGGCGAGGTAGAGACTTCTCTCCCTCATCCACAGACCTCAGcggaaccacagagagagagaagtcatacCCCTTTATCACCACGGTTACCCTGTAGCTGTCctctggagcgagagagagagggaaagataaaAAAGTTATATGGCTTCATCTGTAGTAGGAGTGAGAGGCGTAAAAAGAGGACATCTTttgaaaaatagatttttagCTCAACAaaactaacctggttaaataaaggttaaataaa contains:
- the LOC129820376 gene encoding uncharacterized protein LOC129820376 — encoded protein: MSVLFCCRCVFPSEDTDERQPLLHPKLPESEKPVSARQPRPAPTVSRSGQLVPKRVGVKDLDQRFSDVTETFNQQHESYNVMKERVISLRRTYNCNNDSTLTLTECVRKIKEEYEDSYRVTVVIKGYDFSLSVVPLRSVDEGEKSLPRLLRLAQDELRGFSQGAIAIVAAGTKLQVLIDWLLSRGERMAEQVREVAPTHQDHCRLEENLIETMQEVRRVRELSLMYCLQAREIQTEAAQIAGLA